From one Gammaproteobacteria bacterium genomic stretch:
- the purD gene encoding phosphoribosylamine--glycine ligase: protein MNVLVIGNGGREHALAWKAAQSPQVEKVFVAPGNAGTAREPGLENVAIGVQDIDALLRFARESDIGLTIVGPEAPLVIGLVDAFTQAGLRCFGPTRAAAQLEGSKAFTKNFLARHNIPTGRYGNFTDMDEALAYVRAQGAPIVVKADGLAAGKGVIVAMTVAEAEAAVRDMLAGNAFGEAGHRVVIEEFLEGEEASFICMVDGKHILPLATSQDHKRVGEGDTGPNTGGMGAYSPAPVVTPAIHARIMAEVIEPTVAGMAAEGNPYTGFLYAGLMIDHHGAPRVIEYNCRFGDPETQPIMMRLQSDLVELCEAALDGRLDRVTAQWDPRAAVGVVLAAGGYPGPYASGQLISGLDAADGDDCKVFHAGTALRDGNTVTAGGRVLCATALGDSVFEAQQKAYAQADKLHWDGAFYRRDIGYRAVQREHSA from the coding sequence ATGAATGTACTGGTCATCGGCAACGGCGGGCGTGAACACGCCCTCGCCTGGAAAGCCGCCCAATCCCCACAGGTAGAAAAGGTCTTCGTCGCCCCCGGCAATGCGGGCACCGCGCGCGAGCCGGGGCTGGAAAATGTCGCCATCGGCGTGCAAGACATCGACGCCCTGCTACGCTTCGCCAGGGAGTCCGATATCGGCCTGACCATCGTCGGCCCCGAGGCGCCGCTGGTAATCGGACTGGTGGATGCCTTCACTCAGGCCGGCCTGCGCTGCTTTGGTCCGACCCGGGCGGCGGCGCAACTGGAAGGCAGCAAGGCCTTCACCAAGAATTTTCTGGCCCGTCACAACATCCCCACCGGCCGCTACGGAAATTTCACCGACATGGATGAGGCCCTGGCCTATGTGCGGGCACAGGGCGCGCCCATCGTCGTCAAGGCCGATGGCCTGGCCGCAGGCAAAGGCGTGATTGTGGCGATGACCGTGGCCGAGGCCGAGGCCGCCGTGCGCGATATGCTGGCCGGCAATGCCTTCGGCGAGGCCGGGCACCGTGTGGTCATCGAAGAGTTTCTGGAGGGCGAAGAGGCCAGTTTCATCTGCATGGTGGACGGCAAACACATCCTCCCGCTGGCCACCTCACAGGATCACAAACGCGTGGGCGAAGGCGACACCGGCCCCAACACCGGCGGCATGGGTGCCTACTCCCCCGCCCCCGTGGTCACGCCCGCGATTCACGCCCGCATTATGGCCGAGGTGATCGAGCCCACGGTTGCCGGCATGGCCGCCGAGGGCAATCCCTACACCGGGTTCCTGTATGCCGGGCTGATGATCGACCACCATGGTGCGCCCCGGGTCATCGAATACAATTGCCGCTTCGGCGACCCCGAAACCCAGCCCATCATGATGCGCCTCCAGTCGGACCTGGTTGAACTGTGTGAGGCGGCACTGGACGGTCGACTGGACCGGGTCACCGCCCAGTGGGATCCGCGCGCCGCGGTGGGCGTGGTGCTGGCGGCGGGCGGTTATCCCGGCCCCTATGCCAGCGGCCAGCTGATCTCCGGGCTGGACGCTGCCGACGGCGATGACTGCAAGGTCTTCCATGCCGGCACCGCGCTGCGGGACGGCAATACCGTCACCGCCGGCGGCCGGGTATTGTGTGCCACGGCACTGGGCGACAGTGTGTTTGAGGCCCAACAAAAGGCCTATGCGCAGGCCGACAAACTGCATTGGGACGGCGCCTTTTACCGTAGGGACATCGGCTATCGCGCCGTCCAACGCGAACACTCGGCCTAA
- a CDS encoding DUF3565 domain-containing protein: MERAIVGFHQDEHDDWVADLACGHTQHVRHRPPWQERPWVITAAGRAQHLGQSLACKKCLPGTGEPAQAEGAADDDHLA; this comes from the coding sequence ATTGAGCGGGCAATCGTCGGTTTTCATCAGGATGAACACGATGACTGGGTGGCGGATCTGGCATGCGGCCACACCCAGCATGTACGCCATCGGCCACCCTGGCAGGAACGCCCCTGGGTGATCACCGCGGCGGGGCGCGCCCAGCACCTCGGCCAAAGCCTGGCATGTAAAAAATGCCTGCCCGGCACGGGGGAGCCGGCGCAGGCCGAAGGCGCGGCGGATGACGACCATCTGGCCTGA